Proteins encoded together in one Lysinibacillus sp. FSL K6-0232 window:
- a CDS encoding spore coat associated protein CotJA codes for MFTQYKSWRPYNSPFDPCKPIRVKYFATPPQLYMGFQPYGLPQFETPKEALRAGTLWPQLSSPYPFPIKGGTKHD; via the coding sequence ATGTTTACCCAATATAAGTCTTGGAGGCCCTATAATAGCCCTTTCGACCCCTGCAAGCCGATTAGAGTGAAATATTTTGCAACTCCCCCACAATTATATATGGGATTTCAGCCATATGGATTGCCGCAATTTGAAACACCTAAGGAAGCTCTAAGGGCTGGAACATTATGGCCACAACTATCTAGCCCTTATCCATTTCCAATAAAGGGAGGGACGAAGCATGACTAA
- a CDS encoding NfeD family protein, with product MRKRRILSFSLVIWMALLLAFPLTSAFASSKVYHIPIHNEVERGLHAFLERAFQEAEENYAKAIILDIHTPGGFVNAAGEIAKLMDATELHTIAYINKDAHSAGAFLALHADEIYMVPNGTIGAAAVIDSAGNAADLKAHSAWLAQMQAAAETSDRDPKYALAMADSTYNLPEYRAGGENLLTLSAAEALKVGYSEGTVRNFQELLEVTKLDGSDIVPIEPTFTEKLARFITNPIIVPILLSVASLGLVMELYSPGFGVPGIMGLSALGLFFFGHMVAGFAGYETLLLFIIGLALIIAEFFVPGGIVGILGGVLILLSLILAGANMMQMVIAILIALVIAMIGMVILMKFFGKKLHVLNKLVLMDATTTEEGYVSNVNRTELLGKVGKTLTPLRPAGTMVFGSERIDVVSEGGYIDANKHVEVIKVEGSRIVVRPTEKEMEE from the coding sequence GTGCGAAAAAGGAGAATCCTCAGTTTTTCACTGGTCATATGGATGGCTCTTTTGTTAGCGTTTCCATTAACTTCAGCGTTTGCCAGCAGCAAGGTTTATCACATTCCTATTCATAATGAAGTGGAGCGAGGACTTCATGCATTTTTAGAGCGAGCTTTTCAAGAGGCTGAAGAAAACTATGCGAAGGCGATTATTTTGGATATACATACGCCTGGCGGTTTTGTCAATGCAGCAGGTGAGATCGCCAAGCTTATGGATGCTACGGAATTACACACAATAGCGTATATTAATAAGGATGCACATTCAGCAGGTGCTTTTCTAGCCTTACATGCGGATGAAATCTATATGGTCCCTAATGGAACAATTGGCGCTGCAGCAGTGATTGATTCAGCAGGGAACGCAGCCGATTTAAAAGCGCATAGTGCGTGGCTTGCACAAATGCAGGCAGCAGCAGAAACGTCAGACCGTGATCCAAAGTATGCATTAGCAATGGCAGATTCTACTTATAATCTTCCTGAATATCGTGCTGGTGGAGAGAATTTATTAACCTTATCAGCAGCAGAAGCGTTGAAGGTGGGATACTCTGAAGGAACGGTTCGTAATTTTCAGGAGCTTTTAGAGGTAACAAAGCTAGATGGTAGTGATATTGTGCCAATTGAACCAACGTTTACAGAAAAGCTGGCACGTTTTATTACAAACCCAATTATTGTACCTATTTTATTGTCTGTGGCAAGTTTAGGGCTTGTGATGGAGCTGTATTCACCAGGGTTTGGTGTCCCGGGGATTATGGGGCTATCAGCCTTAGGGCTATTTTTCTTTGGACATATGGTTGCAGGCTTTGCTGGCTATGAAACCTTATTATTATTTATTATTGGTTTGGCGCTTATCATTGCGGAGTTTTTTGTCCCCGGTGGTATTGTCGGTATTTTAGGTGGTGTACTTATATTACTAAGTCTTATACTGGCAGGTGCAAATATGATGCAAATGGTAATAGCAATTCTCATTGCGCTTGTAATCGCAATGATAGGAATGGTGATTCTGATGAAATTTTTTGGTAAAAAGTTACATGTGTTAAATAAGCTTGTGTTAATGGATGCAACGACAACTGAAGAAGGTTATGTGTCTAACGTTAATCGCACCGAGCTGTTAGGGAAGGTGGGGAAAACACTGACACCACTACGTCCTGCAGGCACAATGGTCTTTGGTAGTGAACGCATTGACGTTGTATCAGAAGGCGGCTATATTGATGCAAATAAACATGTGGAAGTGATTAAAGTTGAAGGCTCACGCATTGTTGTGAGGCCAACAGAAAAAGAGATGGAGGAATAA
- a CDS encoding spore coat protein CotJB produces the protein MTNKMPPEFYTLLEEIQAIDFVIVELNLYLDTHPHDYDAIQQFNEYTEKSMKLKVNFEQKYGPLMNFGRSYSNYPFNWIDTPWPWQV, from the coding sequence ATGACTAACAAGATGCCGCCCGAATTTTATACACTATTAGAGGAAATACAGGCTATTGACTTCGTGATTGTTGAATTAAATCTCTATTTAGATACCCATCCCCATGATTATGATGCTATTCAGCAATTTAATGAATACACCGAGAAAAGCATGAAGCTGAAAGTTAATTTTGAGCAAAAATATGGCCCGCTAATGAACTTCGGGAGAAGCTATTCCAATTATCCTTTTAATTGGATTGATACACCATGGCCATGGCAAGTTTAA
- the deoC gene encoding deoxyribose-phosphate aldolase: protein MEQNFARMIDHTLLKAETTKEQIEKLCAEAKQFNFASVCVNPTWVKQSSELLQGSDVLVCTVIGFPLGANTPAVKAFEAKDAIANGAKEVDMVINIGALKDKNYDLVQADIAAVVEAAKGQALVKVIIETCLLTDEEKVKACELAVAAGADYVKTSTGFSTGGATAEDIALMRKTVGPELGVKASGGVRSLEDMKKMVEAGATRIGASSGVAIMNGLIADSNY, encoded by the coding sequence ATGGAACAAAATTTTGCACGTATGATTGACCATACATTATTAAAAGCGGAAACAACAAAGGAACAAATTGAGAAACTATGTGCAGAAGCCAAACAATTTAATTTTGCTTCTGTCTGTGTGAATCCAACATGGGTAAAGCAGAGCAGTGAGCTTTTACAAGGTTCAGATGTTTTAGTGTGTACAGTAATTGGCTTCCCACTTGGAGCTAATACGCCAGCTGTCAAAGCATTTGAAGCAAAAGATGCCATTGCGAATGGGGCAAAAGAGGTCGATATGGTCATTAATATCGGCGCTTTAAAGGATAAAAACTATGACCTTGTACAAGCGGATATTGCAGCAGTAGTGGAAGCAGCTAAAGGGCAAGCACTTGTCAAAGTTATCATCGAAACATGCTTATTAACAGATGAAGAAAAAGTAAAAGCATGTGAACTAGCAGTAGCAGCAGGTGCTGATTATGTCAAAACATCTACTGGTTTTTCTACTGGTGGTGCAACAGCAGAGGATATCGCTCTCATGCGTAAAACAGTAGGCCCTGAGCTTGGCGTAAAAGCTTCAGGTGGTGTTCGCAGCTTAGAGGATATGAAAAAAATGGTGGAAGCTGGAGCAACTCGTATTGGCGCAAGCTCTGGTGTAGCCATTATGAATGGTTTAATTGCTGATTCTAATTATTAA
- the prmA gene encoding 50S ribosomal protein L11 methyltransferase, with amino-acid sequence MKWSELSIHTKNEAVEAISNILHEAGASGVVIEDSAEFAKPREDQYGEIYALNEEDFPKDGVIVKAYLSESSFLNETVEEIKAAITNLTNFNIDIGENVVSIVEVNEEDWATAWKQYYHPVKISERFTIVPTWEDYTPVSTDELIIELDPGMAFGTGTHPTTVMCLQGLEKVIQEGDTVIDIGTGSGVLAIGAALLGAKSVHALDLDEVAVRAAQENIALNNVEDTVQVFHGNLLDTVKEPADVVVANILAEVIMSFTDDAFTIVKPGGLYVTSGIIGAKRDDVKAALEASGFVIEEVLLMEDWVAIIARRPQ; translated from the coding sequence GTGAAGTGGTCAGAATTATCCATTCATACAAAAAATGAAGCGGTAGAAGCAATTTCGAATATTTTGCATGAAGCAGGTGCAAGCGGTGTTGTCATTGAAGATTCTGCAGAATTTGCGAAGCCAAGGGAAGATCAATATGGTGAAATTTATGCATTAAATGAAGAAGATTTTCCAAAAGACGGTGTCATTGTGAAGGCATATTTATCGGAGTCTAGTTTTTTAAATGAAACAGTCGAAGAAATTAAAGCAGCCATTACAAATCTGACGAACTTTAATATTGATATTGGCGAAAATGTTGTATCTATTGTTGAGGTTAATGAGGAAGATTGGGCGACTGCCTGGAAGCAATATTATCATCCTGTCAAGATTTCTGAACGCTTTACAATTGTACCAACATGGGAGGACTATACGCCTGTTTCAACAGATGAATTAATTATTGAATTAGACCCGGGTATGGCATTTGGTACAGGTACACATCCAACAACTGTTATGTGCTTACAGGGACTAGAGAAAGTGATTCAAGAAGGCGATACAGTCATTGATATTGGTACAGGATCAGGTGTATTGGCAATTGGAGCCGCATTGCTTGGTGCTAAAAGCGTACATGCGCTTGATTTAGACGAGGTAGCTGTGCGTGCAGCACAAGAAAATATTGCCTTAAACAACGTAGAAGATACAGTACAGGTATTTCATGGAAATTTATTGGATACTGTAAAGGAACCTGCAGATGTAGTTGTGGCAAATATTTTGGCAGAAGTTATTATGTCCTTTACTGACGATGCATTTACAATTGTGAAACCGGGTGGATTATATGTCACTTCAGGCATTATTGGTGCAAAGCGTGATGATGTCAAAGCAGCGCTAGAAGCATCAGGCTTTGTCATTGAAGAAGTATTATTAATGGAAGACTGGGTAGCTATTATTGCCCGCCGTCCACAATAA
- the rpsU gene encoding 30S ribosomal protein S21, with amino-acid sequence MSKTVVRKNESLEDALRRFKRTVSKSGTIQEVRKREFYEKPSVKRKKKSEAARKRKW; translated from the coding sequence ATGTCAAAAACTGTCGTTCGCAAAAACGAATCGCTTGAAGATGCTCTTCGCCGCTTCAAACGTACTGTATCAAAAAGTGGTACAATTCAAGAAGTTAGAAAGCGCGAGTTCTACGAAAAACCTAGCGTAAAACGTAAAAAGAAATCAGAAGCTGCACGTAAACGTAAGTGGTAA
- a CDS encoding manganese catalase family protein, whose protein sequence is MWYYEKKLQYPVKVSTCNPMLAKFLIEQYGGADGELAAALRYMNQRYTIPDKVVGLLTDIATEEFSHLEMIATMIYKLTKDATPEMLKEAGLGDHYVNHDSALFYQNASGVPFTATYIQAKGDPIADLYEDIAAEEKARATYQWIIDLSDDTDLNDSLKFLREREIVHSQRFREAVEILKDDRDQKKVF, encoded by the coding sequence ATGTGGTATTACGAAAAAAAGCTCCAATATCCTGTTAAAGTAAGCACCTGTAATCCTATGCTTGCTAAGTTTTTAATCGAGCAGTACGGAGGGGCGGATGGAGAGCTTGCGGCTGCTCTACGCTATATGAATCAACGTTATACAATTCCAGATAAAGTAGTTGGGCTATTAACAGATATTGCAACAGAGGAATTTTCGCATTTAGAAATGATTGCTACGATGATTTATAAGCTTACAAAGGATGCTACGCCAGAAATGCTAAAGGAGGCGGGATTAGGGGATCATTATGTAAATCATGATAGCGCATTATTTTATCAAAATGCCTCTGGTGTACCATTTACAGCCACTTATATTCAGGCAAAGGGCGATCCAATCGCCGATTTATATGAGGATATTGCTGCTGAAGAAAAAGCACGTGCTACTTATCAATGGATTATCGACTTATCCGATGATACTGACTTAAACGATAGCTTGAAATTTTTACGAGAACGAGAAATTGTCCATTCTCAGCGCTTTAGAGAGGCTGTAGAAATTTTAAAAGATGATCGCGATCAAAAGAAGGTTTTCTAG
- a CDS encoding 16S rRNA (uracil(1498)-N(3))-methyltransferase, translating to MQRYFIETPIDNARIYGEDARHIERVMRMKQGDKIVVVAQNTAYICTIEAFEENEVVIQATDQTIPSPELPIQVTVACGLPKGDKLELITQKATELGMFALLPFEAERSIVKWDKKKGAKKQERLQKIAKEAAEQAHRTYIPEVYEPISFSQLVQQASQFDAVFLADEEDARAEQRTSFADKLQLIKEQKAQSMLVIFGPEGGISRKEAEALLQAGAQTMSLGPRILRAETAPLYALSAISYEFE from the coding sequence ATGCAGCGATATTTTATTGAAACGCCTATAGACAATGCACGTATTTACGGAGAGGATGCACGACATATTGAGCGAGTAATGCGCATGAAGCAGGGCGATAAAATTGTTGTTGTGGCACAAAATACAGCTTATATTTGTACAATTGAAGCATTTGAGGAGAATGAAGTAGTTATTCAAGCAACAGATCAAACGATCCCTTCACCAGAGCTACCCATTCAAGTTACAGTAGCGTGTGGCTTACCAAAGGGGGATAAGCTTGAGCTTATTACACAAAAGGCAACAGAGCTTGGTATGTTTGCTTTATTACCATTTGAGGCTGAACGTTCAATTGTGAAATGGGACAAGAAAAAGGGGGCAAAAAAGCAAGAGCGCTTACAAAAAATTGCAAAAGAGGCAGCAGAGCAAGCCCATCGTACATATATTCCAGAAGTGTACGAGCCGATTTCTTTTTCACAACTCGTCCAGCAAGCCAGCCAGTTCGATGCTGTTTTTTTGGCAGATGAAGAGGATGCAAGGGCTGAGCAACGCACAAGCTTTGCCGACAAACTGCAACTTATTAAGGAGCAGAAGGCACAGTCTATGCTTGTTATTTTTGGACCAGAGGGGGGCATTTCGCGCAAAGAAGCTGAGGCACTATTGCAGGCAGGTGCACAAACGATGTCGCTAGGGCCGAGAATTTTACGAGCAGAAACAGCCCCACTCTATGCACTATCTGCTATATCATATGAATTTGAATAA
- the mtaB gene encoding tRNA (N(6)-L-threonylcarbamoyladenosine(37)-C(2))-methylthiotransferase MtaB, translated as MSNERSKIVSFHTLGCKVNHYETEAIWQLFKEEGYERTEFDQQADVYVINTCTVTNTGDKKSRQVIRRAIRQNPDAVICVTGCYAQTSPAEIMAIPGVDIVVGTQDRTKLLGYIDQYRAERQPINAVRNIMKNRVYEELDVPAFTDRTRASLKIQEGCNNFCTFCIIPWARGLMRSRDPKEVLHQAQQLVDAGYLEIVLTGIHTGGYGQDLKDYNLAQLLRDLETHVKGLKRLRISSIEASQLTDEVIDVLRESNIVVNHLHIPIQSGSDTVLKRMRRKYTMEFFGERLTKLHEALPDLAVTSDVIVGFPGETEEEFMETYNFIRDHKFSELHVFPFSPRTGTPAARMEDQIDEEIKNERVHRLIALNDQLAKEYASRFEDQVLEVIPEEFVHDGEEKGLLTGYTDNYLKVVFEGSEDLIGQLVKVKITQAGYPYSKGQFVRLLETVH; from the coding sequence ATGAGTAACGAGCGATCAAAAATCGTGAGTTTTCATACTCTAGGTTGTAAAGTAAATCATTATGAAACAGAAGCCATTTGGCAGCTATTTAAAGAGGAAGGCTATGAACGTACGGAGTTTGATCAACAAGCAGATGTTTATGTGATTAATACATGTACGGTGACGAATACTGGAGATAAAAAGTCACGTCAGGTCATTCGCCGAGCAATTCGTCAAAATCCCGATGCTGTCATTTGTGTCACAGGATGCTATGCACAAACATCCCCAGCAGAAATTATGGCAATCCCCGGTGTTGATATTGTTGTTGGAACGCAGGATCGTACAAAACTACTGGGCTATATTGACCAATATCGCGCTGAACGTCAACCGATTAATGCCGTACGTAATATTATGAAAAATCGTGTCTATGAGGAATTAGATGTACCAGCATTTACTGACCGTACACGTGCCTCATTAAAAATTCAAGAAGGCTGTAATAACTTCTGTACATTTTGTATTATTCCATGGGCACGTGGCTTAATGCGCTCTCGTGATCCAAAGGAAGTATTACATCAGGCGCAGCAATTAGTCGATGCAGGCTATCTTGAAATCGTCTTAACAGGTATTCATACAGGTGGTTATGGACAAGACTTAAAAGATTATAATCTAGCTCAATTATTGCGCGATTTAGAAACTCATGTAAAGGGACTAAAACGCCTTCGTATTTCTTCGATTGAAGCGAGCCAATTAACAGATGAGGTCATCGATGTATTGCGCGAATCGAATATTGTTGTCAATCATTTACACATTCCAATTCAATCTGGCTCTGATACGGTGCTAAAACGTATGCGCCGTAAATATACAATGGAATTTTTCGGCGAACGTTTAACAAAGCTACATGAGGCACTGCCTGATTTAGCTGTTACCTCTGATGTGATTGTTGGATTCCCTGGCGAAACAGAGGAAGAGTTTATGGAAACTTATAATTTTATTCGTGACCATAAATTTTCTGAGCTCCATGTCTTCCCATTCTCTCCGCGTACAGGCACACCTGCTGCACGTATGGAAGATCAAATTGATGAAGAGATTAAAAATGAACGTGTTCATCGTTTAATTGCTTTAAATGATCAGCTTGCAAAAGAGTATGCTAGTCGTTTTGAGGATCAGGTGTTAGAAGTAATCCCTGAAGAATTTGTGCATGATGGTGAGGAAAAAGGTCTTTTAACAGGCTATACAGATAATTACTTAAAAGTAGTTTTTGAAGGCTCAGAAGACCTAATTGGGCAGCTTGTAAAAGTAAAAATTACACAAGCTGGCTATCCATATTCAAAAGGGCAATTTGTTCGTCTATTAGAAACGGTTCATTAA